A single Stutzerimonas stutzeri DNA region contains:
- the pgm gene encoding phosphoglucomutase (alpha-D-glucose-1,6-bisphosphate-dependent), with amino-acid sequence MSLDPNAGRLPDDSTLINIPRLVARYYSERPDPSDPAQQVAFGTSGHRGSSLKNSFNEWHILAVTQAICDYRREQGVDGPVFVGMDTHALSEPAFVSALEVLAANGVETRIDSGCAQTLGEPGYTPTPAVSNAILEHNRGRTRGLADGIVITPSHNPPADGGFKYNPTNGGPADTGVTKWIQDRANALLVAGLKGVERMDYARALKAPTTQRFDFIDSYVGGLGQVIDLEAIRASGLKFAVDPLGGAGVHYWTRIAERYGLPLDVLSTTVDPTFRFMRLDWDGKIRMDCSSPYAMAGLIENKDRFDVAFACDTDHDRHGIVARSVGLLNPNHYLAVAIEYLFTHRPEWSAQAAIGKTLVSSSMIDRVAKGIGRDVIEVPVGFKWFVDGLMNGSLGFGGEESAGASFLRRAGGAWSTDKDGLILGLLAAEITAVTGKDPGERYQTLTERFGAPVYQRIDAPADREQKSRLGKLTASQVTAGELAGHPITGILTEAPGNGAAIGGLKVVTDSGWFAARPSGTEDVYKIYAESFEGEAHLKRIQDEAKALVDGVLAG; translated from the coding sequence ATGAGCCTCGATCCCAACGCAGGACGCCTGCCGGACGACAGCACCCTGATCAACATTCCGCGCCTGGTCGCGCGCTATTACAGCGAGCGTCCCGATCCATCGGACCCGGCGCAGCAAGTCGCCTTCGGCACCTCGGGGCATCGCGGCTCTTCGCTGAAAAACAGCTTCAACGAGTGGCACATCCTGGCCGTGACGCAGGCCATCTGCGATTACCGGCGCGAGCAGGGCGTCGACGGTCCGGTATTCGTCGGCATGGACACGCACGCGCTGTCCGAGCCTGCGTTCGTTTCGGCGCTCGAAGTGCTGGCGGCCAATGGCGTCGAGACCCGGATCGACTCCGGCTGCGCGCAGACCCTTGGCGAGCCGGGCTATACGCCGACCCCGGCCGTCTCGAATGCGATCCTGGAGCATAACCGTGGCAGGACTCGCGGTCTGGCCGACGGAATCGTCATCACGCCGTCGCACAATCCGCCGGCCGACGGCGGCTTCAAATACAACCCGACCAATGGCGGCCCGGCCGATACCGGCGTGACGAAATGGATTCAGGACCGTGCCAATGCGTTGCTGGTGGCCGGGCTCAAGGGCGTCGAGCGGATGGATTACGCCCGCGCGCTGAAGGCACCGACCACCCAGCGCTTCGACTTCATCGACAGTTATGTCGGCGGATTGGGACAGGTCATCGATCTTGAGGCGATTCGCGCCTCTGGATTGAAATTCGCGGTGGATCCGTTGGGCGGGGCGGGCGTTCACTACTGGACCCGCATCGCTGAACGGTACGGGTTGCCGCTCGACGTGCTGTCGACCACTGTCGATCCGACCTTCCGCTTCATGCGCCTGGACTGGGACGGCAAGATTCGCATGGATTGCAGTTCGCCTTATGCCATGGCGGGGTTGATCGAGAACAAGGACCGTTTCGATGTCGCCTTTGCCTGCGACACCGATCATGATCGCCATGGCATCGTGGCGCGCTCGGTGGGCCTGTTGAACCCGAATCACTATCTGGCGGTGGCCATCGAGTATCTGTTCACCCACCGCCCCGAGTGGAGCGCGCAGGCTGCGATCGGCAAGACGCTGGTGTCCTCCTCGATGATCGACCGGGTCGCCAAGGGGATAGGGCGCGACGTGATCGAAGTGCCGGTTGGCTTCAAGTGGTTCGTCGATGGCCTGATGAACGGCAGCCTGGGCTTCGGTGGCGAGGAGTCGGCCGGCGCGTCATTCCTGCGTCGGGCCGGTGGCGCATGGTCCACCGACAAGGACGGCCTCATTCTCGGCCTGCTGGCGGCAGAAATCACCGCCGTGACCGGCAAGGACCCGGGGGAACGCTACCAGACGCTCACTGAGCGTTTCGGCGCGCCGGTCTACCAACGCATCGATGCGCCGGCCGATCGTGAGCAGAAGTCCAGGCTCGGCAAGCTCACCGCCTCTCAGGTCACGGCCGGCGAACTGGCAGGCCATCCGATCACCGGCATTCTCACCGAAGCACCGGGCAATGGCGCTGCGATCGGTGGGCTCAAGGTAGTCACTGACAGCGGTTGGTTTGCCGCGCGGCCTTCCGGCACGGAAGACGTCTACAAGATTTATGCCGAGAGCTTCGAGGGTGAGGCGCACCTCAAACGCATCCAGGACGAAGCCAAGGCGCTGGTAGACGGCGTGTTGGCGGGTTGA
- a CDS encoding 3-hydroxybutyrate dehydrogenase, producing MILQGKTALVTGSTSGIGLGIACKLAEAGANVMLNGFGDAQAAIARVSAYGTRVSHHPADVSDAEQIGAMVSQTEREFGALDVLVNNAGIQYVAPLEHFPVERWDSIIAINLSSVFHTMRLALPGMRERDWGRIINISSVHGLVASAQKAAYVAAKHGVIGLTKTVALETATTGITCNALCPGWVLTPLVQEQIDSKARVHGDPSRATRELLMEKQPSLDFVTPGQLGDLALFLCSDAASQVRGAAWNVDGGWLAQ from the coding sequence ATGATTCTGCAAGGCAAGACCGCTCTCGTTACCGGTTCGACCAGCGGCATCGGCCTTGGCATCGCCTGCAAGCTCGCGGAGGCGGGCGCCAACGTGATGCTCAACGGCTTCGGCGATGCGCAGGCGGCCATCGCGCGTGTGTCGGCCTACGGCACCCGCGTATCGCATCATCCGGCCGATGTGTCGGATGCCGAACAGATCGGCGCAATGGTCAGCCAGACCGAGCGTGAGTTCGGCGCCCTCGATGTGCTGGTCAACAATGCGGGGATTCAATACGTCGCGCCGCTGGAGCATTTTCCGGTAGAGCGCTGGGACAGCATCATCGCCATCAACCTGTCTTCGGTGTTCCATACCATGCGCCTTGCATTGCCTGGCATGCGTGAGCGCGATTGGGGACGGATCATCAACATTTCCTCGGTGCACGGTCTGGTGGCCTCCGCGCAAAAAGCCGCGTACGTGGCCGCCAAGCACGGGGTGATCGGGTTGACCAAAACCGTCGCGCTGGAAACGGCGACCACCGGGATCACCTGTAACGCACTCTGTCCGGGCTGGGTGCTGACGCCGCTGGTCCAGGAGCAGATCGACAGCAAGGCGCGTGTGCACGGCGACCCGAGCCGGGCGACGCGTGAGCTGCTGATGGAAAAACAGCCCTCGCTGGACTTCGTCACCCCCGGACAGTTGGGTGATCTGGCGCTGTTTCTGTGCAGCGACGCAGCCAGCCAGGTACGCGGCGCGGCCTGGAATGTCGATGGTGGGTGGCTGGCGCAATGA